The following proteins are co-located in the Thermoanaerobacterales bacterium genome:
- a CDS encoding FAD-dependent oxidoreductase has protein sequence MAPLRIVVIGGVACGPKAAARARRLDPEAEITVLEQGEHISYAACGIPYYIGGQTEHLEALLSTPVGIKRDPAFFRRVKAVDFLTRTRAESIDRKKKVVHAVNLETGEQLSLPYDRLVIATGARPARLPVPGTDLPNVHHVWTPDDAQVIRSKLATGKIGQVVIVGAGLIGLEVAESILRARGLPGGPPRVVVLEAMPHITPALLDPEIAALVTKHLNINRLQIRVNELVQRIEPAENGSMNVITPNGAVPADLVLVAIGARPNVTLAREAGLEIGGTGAIKVNERMQTSDPDIYAGGDCVESTHLITAKSIYTPLGSVANKQGRVIGTNIVGGRETFPGVLSTSIYKVFDYTVGRTGLTEKQAQDFGYQVETILVAGSDRAHFYPGHAAVHVKLVVDAPSRKLLGAQIVGPGEINKRLDVIVACLHMGATVDQLAYFDLAYAPPYNTSMDVLHHAANTLRNKLDGLARTIEVPEMKEMLERGEDVVFVDVRTNREFSDVPPIRDQVKFIPLAKIRELHERLPRDKTLVPYCTVSMRAWEAQRVLDGLGFKDVRFLEGGLSSWPY, from the coding sequence ATGGCCCCGTTGCGCATCGTCGTCATCGGCGGCGTCGCCTGCGGCCCCAAGGCCGCGGCCCGCGCCCGCCGGCTTGACCCCGAAGCCGAAATTACGGTCCTCGAGCAGGGAGAACACATCTCCTACGCCGCCTGCGGCATACCCTACTACATCGGCGGCCAGACCGAGCACCTGGAGGCGCTGCTGAGCACGCCCGTCGGCATCAAGCGCGACCCCGCCTTCTTCCGCCGCGTGAAGGCCGTTGACTTCCTCACGCGGACCCGCGCCGAGTCAATTGACCGCAAGAAGAAAGTGGTCCACGCCGTTAACCTGGAAACGGGCGAACAGCTTTCCCTGCCCTACGACCGCCTGGTGATCGCCACCGGGGCGCGCCCGGCCCGACTCCCGGTCCCCGGAACCGACCTGCCCAACGTCCACCACGTCTGGACGCCGGACGACGCCCAGGTCATCCGCAGCAAGCTGGCCACCGGTAAGATCGGCCAGGTGGTGATCGTCGGCGCCGGCCTGATCGGCCTGGAGGTGGCCGAGTCGATCCTGCGGGCCCGCGGCCTGCCGGGAGGTCCGCCCCGGGTGGTCGTGCTGGAGGCCATGCCCCACATCACCCCGGCCCTGCTCGATCCGGAAATCGCCGCCCTCGTAACCAAGCACCTGAACATCAATCGCCTGCAGATCCGCGTCAACGAGTTGGTCCAGCGCATCGAACCCGCCGAGAACGGCTCTATGAACGTTATCACACCAAACGGCGCCGTCCCGGCCGACCTCGTCCTGGTGGCCATCGGCGCGCGCCCCAACGTCACCCTGGCACGTGAGGCCGGCCTGGAAATCGGCGGGACCGGAGCAATCAAGGTCAACGAGCGCATGCAGACCTCCGATCCCGACATTTACGCGGGCGGCGACTGCGTCGAGAGCACCCACCTCATCACCGCCAAATCGATCTACACGCCCCTTGGTTCGGTGGCCAACAAGCAGGGCCGGGTTATCGGCACGAACATCGTCGGCGGCCGTGAAACCTTCCCCGGCGTTCTGTCGACCTCGATTTACAAGGTCTTCGACTATACGGTCGGGCGTACCGGCCTGACCGAGAAACAGGCCCAGGACTTCGGCTACCAGGTCGAAACCATTCTCGTCGCCGGCTCGGACCGCGCCCACTTCTACCCGGGGCATGCCGCCGTCCACGTCAAACTGGTTGTCGACGCCCCCTCGCGCAAGCTTCTGGGCGCCCAGATCGTCGGCCCCGGCGAGATCAACAAGCGCCTGGACGTCATCGTCGCCTGCCTGCACATGGGGGCGACGGTGGATCAGCTCGCCTACTTCGACCTGGCCTACGCGCCGCCGTACAACACCTCGATGGACGTGCTGCACCATGCGGCCAACACCTTGCGCAACAAGCTGGACGGCCTGGCCCGGACCATCGAGGTCCCGGAGATGAAGGAGATGCTGGAACGCGGGGAGGATGTCGTCTTCGTCGATGTGCGCACCAACCGCGAGTTCTCGGACGTCCCCCCGATCCGCGACCAGGTCAAGTTCATTCCCCTGGCCAAGATACGCGAACTCCACGAAAGGCTGCCACGGGACAAGACCCTGGTTCCCTACTGCACGGTGAGCATGCGCGCCTGGGAGGCGCAGCGCGTCCTGGATGGACTCGGTTTCAAGGATGTCCGTTTCCTGGAGGGCGGCCTCTCCTCCTGGCCGTACTAA
- a CDS encoding DUF2892 domain-containing protein, giving the protein MRLDWERNIGRVDQAVRGILGAGLLILAAAGVVSAGWAAAAAVVGFALLLEAVSRY; this is encoded by the coding sequence TTGCGGCTGGACTGGGAGCGCAACATCGGGCGTGTCGATCAGGCCGTTCGGGGTATCCTCGGGGCCGGCCTGCTGATCCTGGCGGCGGCGGGCGTCGTTTCCGCCGGGTGGGCGGCCGCGGCCGCCGTTGTGGGGTTCGCCCTGCTCCTGGAGGCGGTCAGCCGGTACTGA